In a single window of the Rhodamnia argentea isolate NSW1041297 chromosome 2, ASM2092103v1, whole genome shotgun sequence genome:
- the LOC115755669 gene encoding uncharacterized protein LOC115755669, whose translation MATSAATHPLLMAAAEPARLEMTANPSNNIASGTDQDRQEPSRPRARKMGRQHPPKKQPQRGMGVAQLERLRLQDQERWTKLSEIPPQTYPPPYFLPYNNPQRPGFSFPGPLDAVGGVPVQYGTPPTRPPPVSTGLGLGLGMAIGRGHLVQRKDDGGGDHGRLVTVSVPGQVTFDAFGPRAPVVGQGGSSKAVETSRELSSIPNAQQCVSDRCDICLKKKRIDPQAAGFFINRGSENYPETMRVGPCDFLGLNLEIPQSKAARPPLYPTRIDEDDQNVEVTAVRRRVNVSGGGVSMEYEFFPGKSGRSAWTEGLNFPAGEEVLADADASGDGGEASKSIDLSLKLSR comes from the exons ATGGCTACTTCTGCTGCAACTCATCCACTCCTCATGGCCGCAGCCGAGCCCGCAAGGCTCGAAATGACTGCCAACCCCAGCAACAACATCGCTTCGGGGACTGACCAAGACAGGCAAGAGCCATCTAGGCCGAGGGCGAGAAAGATGGGGAGGCAGCACCCGCCGAAGAAGCAGCCGCAGAGAGGCATGGGGGTGGCTCAGCTGGAGCGCCTGCGGCTCCAAGACCAAGAGCGCTGGACCAAGCTGTCCGAAATCCCCCCTCAAACTTACCCTCCTCCCTACTTTCTCCCCTACAACAATCCGCAACGCCCCGGCTTCTCGTTCCCGGGCCCTCTCGACGCAGTCGGCGGAGTCCCTGTGCAGTATGGCACGCCGCCAACCCGACCGCCTCCTGTCAGCACGGGGCTGGGGCTGGGGCTGGGCATGGCCATCGGGAGGGGGCATTTGGTCCAGAGGAAAGACGATGGTGGGGGCGATCATGGGAGGTTGGTGACGGTGTCGGTTCCGGGCCAGGTCACGTTCGATGCTTTTGGACCCAGGGCTCCGGTGGTGGGTCAGGGCGGGAGTAGTAAGGCGGTGGAGACCTCGAGAGAGCTCTCTTCAATTCCAAATGCCCAGCAGTGCGTGTCTGACCGTTGCGACATATGTCTCAAG AAAAAGCGCATTGATCCGCAGGCTGCTGGGTTCTTCATTAACAGAGGCAGCGAAAATTACCCAGAGACAATGAGGGTCGGTCCCTGCGATTTTCTCGGACTGAATCTGGAGATTCCGCAATCGAAAGCAGCTAGGCCTCCCCTTTACCCCACGCGCATTGATGAAGATGATCAG AATGTGGAGGTGACGGCAGTAAGGAGGAGGGTGAACGTATCGGGCGGTGGGGTTTCCATGGAATATGAGTTTTTTCCTGGGAAAAGTGGGAGGAGCGCTTGGACCGAGGGCCTGAACTTTCCTGCAGGAGAAGAAGTCCTTGCCGATGCTGATGCTTCTGGAGATGGCGGTGAAGCTTCCAAGTCCATCGACTTATCACTCAAGCTTTCTCGCTAA
- the LOC115755663 gene encoding uncharacterized protein At5g23160-like: MMVDSPPKAKKRPSPAMSRSNSASTKFFRCFKPAVVDDGDGGDEGKRVSDEPLLSQVAAEENDGRALQKIRPADKGDDGSDDRAKKKKKKKGLKLFSRASMAVFFEASLAKKMQKRKSTKNSHESINSLSTEADRILKLMHQNSGSGVSDNDNVQTTESDASTSSRSSVATTFSPSLGSSRSSSTNSSLRGTTKSSIPSGSFNSKQIQSSALEDSKERRPSSSDNSAVCLLLLTLLVLVLWGKVCAIICTSTWLLFVPRWSTTKCTKPSSEENGGDYSNMDSAEYKKKIILEGLLQRKRSLGTARS, translated from the exons ATGATGGTGGACTCTCCTCCGAAGGCGAAGAAGAGGCCGAGCCCCGCGATGAGCCGCAGCAACAGCGCCAGCACCAAGTTCTTCCGATGCTTTAAGCCTGCCGTCGtcgacgacggcgacggcggGGACGAGGGGAAGCGGGTTTCAGACGAGCCGTTGCTCTCGCAAGTGGCGGCGGAGGAAAACGATGGCCGTGCTCTGCAGAAGATTCGGCCGGCGGATAAAGGGGACGATGGGTCGGATGATcgcgcgaagaagaagaagaagaagaagggtttGAAATTGTTCTCGCGTGCTTCCATGGCCGTGTTCTTCGAGGCATCTCTG GCAAAGAAgatgcaaaagagaaaaagcacGAAGAACTCACACGAATCGATCAACAGTCTGTCCACGGAAGCAGATAGAATTCTGAAGCTAATGCATCAGAATTCCGGCAGCGGAGTTTCAGACAATGACAACGTCCAAACAACCGAGTCCGACGCCTCTACGTCTTCGCGTTCCTCAGTCGCCACAACCTTTTCGCCTTCCCTGGGCTCTTCCCGATCTTCGAGCACGAATTCTTCGCTGAGGGGGACGACCAAGTCATCAATTCCGTCTGGTTCTTTCAACTCAAAGCAGATTCAATCGAGCGCCTTAGAGGACAGCAAAGAGCGGCGGCCCTCGTCCTCCGACAACTCTGCTGTCTGCCTGCTTCTGCTGACCCTTTTGGTACTGGTCTTGTGGGGCAAGGTCTGCGCCATTATCTGCACTTCGACCTGGCTGTTGTTCGTGCCTCGGTGGAGCACAACCAAGTGCACAAAGCCCTCGTCAGAGGAGAACGGCGGCGATTATTCGAACATGGATTCTGCAGAGTACAAGAAGAAGATCATCTTGGAAGGTCTGTTACAGAGGAAAAGGTCACTGGGCACAGCACGCTCGTGA
- the LOC115755665 gene encoding universal stress protein PHOS32-like — MQHQTHHHPQDSYSSDHPQLPTIKIHHPSSPRHHHSSATPTAGAHRKIGVAVDLSDESAFAVRWAVHHYLRPGDAVILLHVSPTSVLYGADWGPLPHLPSAPLAPDHPQNPNSSPNHQNRPEEVQKSQDDFDAFTSAKVADLARPLKDAQIPYKIHIVKDHDMKERLCLEVERLGLSAVIMGSRGFGAARRGSDGRLGSVSDYCVHHCVCPVVVVRYPDEKDGGNGGDPIIAVNEVAEEEDEVALSMARDEQKQKDA; from the exons ATGCAGCATCAGACCCACCACCACCCCCAGGACTCCTACTCCTCCGACCACCCCCAGCTCCCCACCATCAAGATCCACCACCCTTCCTCCCCCCGCCACCACCACTCCTCCGCCACCCCCACCGCCGGCGCCCACCGCAAGATCGGCGTCGCCGTCGACCTCTCCGACGAGAGCGCCTTCGCCGTCCGCTGGGCCGTCCACCACTACCTCCGCCCCGGCGACGCCGTCATCCTCCTCCACGTCAGCCCCACCTCCGTCCTCTACGGCGCCGACTGGGGCCCCCTCCCCCACCTCCCCTCCGCCCCCCTCGCCCCCGATCACCCCCAAAACCCTAATTCGAGCCCTAACCACCAGAACCGACCGGAGGAGGTCCAGAAATCCCAGGACGACTTCGACGCCTTCACGAGCGCCAAGGTTGCCGATCTCGCGAGGCCATTGAAGGACGCCCAGATACCGTACAAGATCCACATAGTGAAGGACCACGACATGAAGGAGAGGCTGTGCCTGGAGGTGGAGAGGTTGGGTTTGAGTGCCGTGATCATGGGGAGCAGAGGGTTCGGCGCCGCGAGGCGAGGGAGCGACGGGAGGCTCGGCAGCGTGAGTGATTACTGCGTGCATCACTGCGTTTGTCCCGTTGTCGTTGTCAGATATCCCGATGAGAAAGACGGTGGAAATGGGGGCGATCCCATCATCGCGGTGAATGAGGTcgccgaggaggaggatgaggtaGCCCTGAGTATGGCCAGAGACGAGCAGAAGCAGAAAG ATGCTTAG